Part of the Subtercola frigoramans genome, GGTCATCCGCGACGCCCTGCTCTGGAACGACACCCGCAGCGCCCCGGCTGCCGCCGCCCTGCTCGCCGAGGTCGGCGCGGCCGGCCCCACCGGTTACGCCGCACGGGCTGGTGCCCTGCCTGTTGCCTCCTTCACCGCGACAAAACTCCGCTGGTTGCGGGACGCCGAGCCCGAGAACGTCGCACGCGTCGCCGCCGTCGCACTCCCCCATGACTGGCTCACCTGGCGCCTGCTCGGCTACGGCCCCGCCGACGAGAGCCCCTTGGGCCCGGTTCTGGATGCCCTCACCACCGACCGCTCCGACGCGAGTGGCACCTCGTACTGGAGCCCGGCGGCCAACGCCTACGACTTCGATCTCTTCGAGCGGGCCCTCGGCCGGCCCGGCGTCGAAGCCGTCGGAGTGGCCGAGGCCGAACTCGAGTTCGAACTCGTCGACGAGCTGGAGGAAGAACTCGAAGAGGACCTCCTCGACTCGGCGGGCGAAGGCGCGGCGGGAAGCGGGTCTCTTCCGCGCTGGGTCAGCGAACCCGAGGGGCTTCCGGCGGTCATCCTGCCGCGCGTGGTGCAGACGGGCGAGGTCGCCGGCGTGACCGTGGCGCACGGCGGCGACCTGCGGTTCGACGCGAACGATGTGGAGAACCCCGCCGACGCGTCTGGCGTGATCCCGGCCGGCATCATCGTGGGGGCGGGGGCCGGCGACAACGCAGGAGCGGCACTCGGGCTCGACGCGCAGGCGGGAGACGTGGTGATCAGCATCGGAACGTCGGGCACCGCGTTCGCTGTCACCGATCATCCGGTCGCCGATCTCAGCGGAACGGTGGCGGGCTTCGCCGACGCGGCCGGCGGCTTCCTGCCCATCGTCGTCACGCTGAACGCGGCCCGCATTCTGGCGTCGATCAGCGGGTTGCTCAGCGTCGGTTACGACGAGTTCGCCGAACTGGCGCTGGCAGCCCAGCCTGGCTCGGGCGGTGCCGTTCTGGTTCCCTACTTCGAGGGCGAACGCACACCCAACCGGCCCGATGCCACCGCCACCTTCGCCGGGCTGACCATCGCGTCGACGAGCCGCGAGAACGTCGCCCGGGCCGCGATCGAAGGCATGCTCTGTGGGCTCGCCGACGGCATTGGTGCGATCCGTGCGCTGGGCGTCGAGACCCAGCGGGTGATGCTGATCGGCGGCGCCGCCCAGAACCCGGCCGTGCAGGCCGTTGCCGCCCAGGTGTTCGACGTACCGGTCTCGGTGCCGACCCCCGGTGAGTACGTGGCCGACGGCGCTGCCCGCCAGGCCGCGTGGACGCTGCTGGGCAGCCGGCCGGTGTGGCCCGTGACGTTCGTCGCCGAACTGCCGGTCGACACCAGGGCGGTCATCGTGGCCCAGTACCGCGCCGCCCAGCTGCTCGGTTCGGTGCCGCGCCGCTGAGCATCCGCGTGCCATCAGGCGCCGGCTGGCCCCGCTCGATCACGCGCTGTTCATTCGCTGGTAACCGCGGCCTGCGACAGTGGCGCCTGCTGGCACACCGGATGCCCGCGACCCTGCCGACCGAATGGGCACCCCGATGACCTCCCTCGTTCTTCGCCGTGCCCTCGCCGCAGCGGCGACTCTCGCGACCGCCGCCCTCCTGGTGGCCGGCTCAGGCACCGCAGCCCAGGCCCTCGTGCAGCCCAACGGTTCGGACGGCGCGTACTACCTCTTCGACTCCGGCACGGAGACCCGATTCCCCGCCACCCAGGTCTACGCCTGGACCGACGACCTCGTGGGCTCCCCGAGCAGCAGGGATGCCCGGCTCCTCTTCTCCTGTCCCGCCGATGCCACCTCGGTTCAGACCTTCATCGCCCCGGTGGGCCAGGAGCGCGTTCGAAGCGCCTGGTCGGCCTACGCAGACGGCGCCTTCTACTTCGGCACGAAATACGTGCTCGAGTCGCCGGCGAACCTGAGCGCCCAGATTCTCGGCATGGCGTCGAACGTGCGCACGAAGGGCGGTGACTACAGCCTCGGCTTCGCCTGTCTGAAGAGCAACAACGTGCAGTTCGCCTCGGCCGGCGTCTGGTACACGACGATCCACGTCACAGCCGGCACCGGCACGTGGACGGCCGCTGTTCCCGCCATCACCCCGGCGCTGATCTCTGTGAAACCCGCCATCACCGGCACCACCTCGGTCGACTCGCTGCTGACGGCCGTACCCGGCGCCTGGGGCCCCGGCACGGTCAAACTCGCGTACCAGTGGTACCACGGCGACACCCCGATCATCGGGGCGACCGCCTCGACGTACACGCTCGCTGCGAGCGACCAGCACTTCGCCATGTCGGTGTCGGTGACCGGCACCCGCCCCGGGTTCGAGACCGCCGCCGTGGTGAGCAACCCGACG contains:
- a CDS encoding FGGY family carbohydrate kinase translates to MKEDPVSLVAGVDSSTQSCKIVIRDAQTGALVRSGRASHPEGTEVAPDAWWVALLAAITDAGGLDDVAAISIGGQQHGMVVLDADGRVIRDALLWNDTRSAPAAAALLAEVGAAGPTGYAARAGALPVASFTATKLRWLRDAEPENVARVAAVALPHDWLTWRLLGYGPADESPLGPVLDALTTDRSDASGTSYWSPAANAYDFDLFERALGRPGVEAVGVAEAELEFELVDELEEELEEDLLDSAGEGAAGSGSLPRWVSEPEGLPAVILPRVVQTGEVAGVTVAHGGDLRFDANDVENPADASGVIPAGIIVGAGAGDNAGAALGLDAQAGDVVISIGTSGTAFAVTDHPVADLSGTVAGFADAAGGFLPIVVTLNAARILASISGLLSVGYDEFAELALAAQPGSGGAVLVPYFEGERTPNRPDATATFAGLTIASTSRENVARAAIEGMLCGLADGIGAIRALGVETQRVMLIGGAAQNPAVQAVAAQVFDVPVSVPTPGEYVADGAARQAAWTLLGSRPVWPVTFVAELPVDTRAVIVAQYRAAQLLGSVPRR